The Athene noctua chromosome 3, bAthNoc1.hap1.1, whole genome shotgun sequence genome includes a region encoding these proteins:
- the CCDC134 gene encoding coiled-coil domain-containing protein 134 isoform X2 → MDFLFICHFLLALLLSPGSFADLEKQRVDSGLEIYKKLFEVKRKDQMNALKNLIELNDVNQQYKIIDIMLKGLFKVLEDSRAVLIAADVPPDGPFPQDEKIKDAYSHVVENTAFFGDVVLRFPKIVHHYFDRNSNWNSLIRWGIGFCNLTGVFEQGPHSQMAQELGISEKSPDYRNPFKTDHSEFFPSADTFQKALREEEKRRKKEEKRKEIRKGPRISRSQSEL, encoded by the exons ATGGATTTTCTCTTCATCTGCCActttctgctggctctgctgctgtcCCCGGGTAGCTTTGCAGACCTGGAAAAACAGAGGGTGGACTCTGGCTTGGAAATCT ATAAGAAGCTGTTTGAGGTGAAGCGCAAGGACCAGATGAACGCACTGAAGAACCTGATCGAGCTCAATGATGTCAACCAGCAGTACAAAATCATTGACATCATGCTTAAGGGACTCTTCAAA gtgcTGGAGGACTCCCGGGCTGTGCTCATCGCTGCTGATGTGCCTCCTGACGGGCCTTTCCCTCAGGACGAGAAGATAAAGGATG CGTACTCCCATGTGGTGGAGAACACTGCCTTCTTCGGAGATGTCGTCCTGCGCTTCCCCAAGATCGTGCACCACTACTTCGACCGCAACTCCAACTGGAACAGCCTCATCCGCTGGGGCATTGGCTTCTGCAACCTGACGGGCGTGTTTGAGCAGGGACCCCACTCCCAG atGGCTCAGGAGCTGGGAATCAGCGAGAAATCGCCCGATTACCGCAATCCCTTTAAAACGGACCACTCTGAG TTTTTCCCCAGTGCCGACACCTTCCAGAAGGCACTGCGGGAGGAGGAGAAAcggaggaagaaggaagagaagcgGAAGGAGATTCGCAAGGGCCCGCGCATCTCCCGCTCGCAGTCGGAGCTGTAG
- the CCDC134 gene encoding coiled-coil domain-containing protein 134 isoform X1 — translation MDFLFICHFLLALLLSPGSFADLEKQRVDSGLEIYKKLFEVKRKDQMNALKNLIELNDVNQQYKIIDIMLKGLFKVLEDSRAVLIAADVPPDGPFPQDEKIKDAYSHVVENTAFFGDVVLRFPKIVHHYFDRNSNWNSLIRWGIGFCNLTGVFEQGPHSQVLGLMAQELGISEKSPDYRNPFKTDHSEFFPSADTFQKALREEEKRRKKEEKRKEIRKGPRISRSQSEL, via the exons ATGGATTTTCTCTTCATCTGCCActttctgctggctctgctgctgtcCCCGGGTAGCTTTGCAGACCTGGAAAAACAGAGGGTGGACTCTGGCTTGGAAATCT ATAAGAAGCTGTTTGAGGTGAAGCGCAAGGACCAGATGAACGCACTGAAGAACCTGATCGAGCTCAATGATGTCAACCAGCAGTACAAAATCATTGACATCATGCTTAAGGGACTCTTCAAA gtgcTGGAGGACTCCCGGGCTGTGCTCATCGCTGCTGATGTGCCTCCTGACGGGCCTTTCCCTCAGGACGAGAAGATAAAGGATG CGTACTCCCATGTGGTGGAGAACACTGCCTTCTTCGGAGATGTCGTCCTGCGCTTCCCCAAGATCGTGCACCACTACTTCGACCGCAACTCCAACTGGAACAGCCTCATCCGCTGGGGCATTGGCTTCTGCAACCTGACGGGCGTGTTTGAGCAGGGACCCCACTCCCAGGTCCTGGGGCTG atGGCTCAGGAGCTGGGAATCAGCGAGAAATCGCCCGATTACCGCAATCCCTTTAAAACGGACCACTCTGAG TTTTTCCCCAGTGCCGACACCTTCCAGAAGGCACTGCGGGAGGAGGAGAAAcggaggaagaaggaagagaagcgGAAGGAGATTCGCAAGGGCCCGCGCATCTCCCGCTCGCAGTCGGAGCTGTAG